The Deltaproteobacteria bacterium genome contains the following window.
AGGGCCCCTTATCCCCTCGCTTCAGAGCTTTCGCAGTGACCCTTTCGGGGTTCGCAGGCGGGGAATACTTGCCCCTTCCCCGCTCTAAAGGCGGGGCTTTCCCCTTCCTACTCTCCCTCGGTGGGTGCCCCACCGCTCCCAGCAACTTCGCTCGGGGATAAGAGGCCCTTTGAAGCCCATCCTACCAAGACTGAGGTATTACGGGTTTATCTCCAACTTATTCAAGGGACAGGAGAGAGAAAAATGAAAGGCAAATAAGGAAAAATTATTGACACTGTTTTGCATTAGAAATATCATTGTTTGGACATAACAACTCAGGAGGGGAAAGATGGTCATAATGAAGAGGGGGAAAAGCTTTCTCGACAACCGCTACAGGAAGAGGGAGAGGTTCCAGCTACAGGATGTGGATGAACCCAATTTATTCAGGGAGATCTTTCCCTACGAAGAGGTATGTCGCATTGAATTCGACCACCGTGTCGAGCTGATAGATCCCCCAGAGGAGATATTTATCACCGACACCACCTTTAGAGATGGACAACAGGCCAGACCCCCATATACTGTACAGCAGATGGTAGACCTATACGATATGCTCCACAGATTAGGAGGTCCCAATGGGGTAATCCGTCAGACTGACTTCTTCCTCTACAGCGACAGGGACAAAGAGGCCGTTCAGAGGTGTTTGGAGAGGGGATATCGATACCCCGAGATCACGGGTTGGATCAGGGCAGACAAGGGTGATTTCAAGCTAGTCCGTGAGATGGACCTCAAGGAGACAGGGATCTTGACCTCTGTATCGGATTATCACATCTTTTTAAAGCTGAACAAAAACAGGAGGGCCGCCATGATAGACTACCTCCGGGTCGTGGAGGCGGCCTTGGAAAAGGGGGTGAAGCCGCGATGTCACTTTGAGGATATCACCAGGGCGGACATCTATGGATTTGTAGTCCCCTTGGCCCAAGAGCTCATGCGCTTGGCCGAGGAGGGGGGGGCATCGCTGAAGATCAGATTGTGCGATACCATGGGATTGGGGGTTCCGTATCCAGGTGCTGCCTTGCCCCGGAGCGTCCCGAAGCTAATACGTGCCCTGGTGGATGATGCAGGCATTCCCTCGGAGGATCTGGAGTGGCATGGCCACAATGACTTCCATAAAGTTATCATCAACTCCACCACCGCCTGGCTATATGGATGCTCCGCAGTCAACGGGACCCTGCTCGGGTTTGGTGAGAGGACTGGCAACGCTCCCCTTGAGGGGTTGATCATTGAATATATCAGCCTTATGGGGGATCAGAACGGGGTCGACACCACTGTCATCACCGAGATCAGGAATTATTATGAGAGGATTATCGGTGAGCATGTACCCAAAAACTATCCCTTTGTTGGGGCGGAGTTTAATACCACCAGGGCGGGCATCCACGCCGATGGTATCCTCAAGAATGAGGAGATCTACAACATCTTCAACACCGAGAAGATCCTGAATAGGCCCCTTACCGTGGCCATAAACGATAAATCGGGCACCGCAGGGATCACCCAATGGATCAATTCCCACTTTGCCCTGACCGGCAATGAGCGCGTGGACAAGAGGCACCCGGGGGTGGCCAAGATATATAAGTGGGTAAAGGAGGAGTATGCCCAGGGCAGAACCACTGATATCTCCTCAGAGGAGATGGAGAAAAAGGCCCGGAAGCGTCTCCCCGAGCTCTTTATCTCTGATTTTGATCTGATAAAGCAGCGGGCCTATGAGATGGCCGCCCATCTTATCGAAGAGGTGGTGGATGATCCAGCCATAAGGTCTATGGACCCCCCGCGCCAAGAGGCCCTTTTGGAGAAGATCGAGCAGGAGAACCCCTTCATCCAGTGGCTCTACGTCACCGACCTGAAGGGGCACAAGGTCACCAGAAATATCACCCATCCCGAAGATCGCGCCAAGTATGAGCATATCGATACCGATGTCGATTACTCCAATCGGGAGTGGTTTATAGAGCCCCTCAAGACGGGAAAGGTCTATGTGACCGATTTCTATACCTCCGTGATCACCGGCGCCCTCTGTATCACCGTCTCCGCCCCCATCAGGAACGAGGATGAAGAGATTGTGGGGATCCTGGGGATGGATCTGAGGTTTGAGGAGTTGGTCAAGGCAGAGGATTTGGCCTGAGAGATGGAGGGGAGGGTAGAGGTAAAGGACGGGAAGGTAGTCACTATGCCTGACAGTCCTGTTATCCCCTTTATCAAGGGGGATGGGGTAGGGGCGGATATCTGGCAGGCAGCCGTTCTGGTAATTGATGCGGCAATAGAGAGGGCCTACGCTGGAAAGAGAAAGGTCGCCTGGCAACAGGTATGGGCTGGGGAAGAGGCCATAAAGCGATACGGCGATCCCCTCCCCCCTGAGACCCTGCAGGTCATAGGTAATTACAAGGTGGCCATCAAAGGTCCTCTGACCACACCAGTGGCCGGTGGATTGCGTAGTCTTAATGTAGCCCTGAGGCAGATATTTGATCTCTATGCCTGTATAAGGCCCATCCGCTATATCCAGGGTACCCCCTCACCACTGAAAGGGCCCGAGAGGGTAGATTTTGTAATATTCCGTGAGAACACCGAGGATGTCTATGCGGGGATAGAGTGGAGGGGAGGGAGTGAGGGGGGTGAGAGGCTGATCCGATTTCTGCGTGAGAAAATGGGTGTTGAGATCAGGGAGGGCTCGG
Protein-coding sequences here:
- a CDS encoding histone-lysine N-methyltransferase, translated to MVIMKRGKSFLDNRYRKRERFQLQDVDEPNLFREIFPYEEVCRIEFDHRVELIDPPEEIFITDTTFRDGQQARPPYTVQQMVDLYDMLHRLGGPNGVIRQTDFFLYSDRDKEAVQRCLERGYRYPEITGWIRADKGDFKLVREMDLKETGILTSVSDYHIFLKLNKNRRAAMIDYLRVVEAALEKGVKPRCHFEDITRADIYGFVVPLAQELMRLAEEGGASLKIRLCDTMGLGVPYPGAALPRSVPKLIRALVDDAGIPSEDLEWHGHNDFHKVIINSTTAWLYGCSAVNGTLLGFGERTGNAPLEGLIIEYISLMGDQNGVDTTVITEIRNYYERIIGEHVPKNYPFVGAEFNTTRAGIHADGILKNEEIYNIFNTEKILNRPLTVAINDKSGTAGITQWINSHFALTGNERVDKRHPGVAKIYKWVKEEYAQGRTTDISSEEMEKKARKRLPELFISDFDLIKQRAYEMAAHLIEEVVDDPAIRSMDPPRQEALLEKIEQENPFIQWLYVTDLKGHKVTRNITHPEDRAKYEHIDTDVDYSNREWFIEPLKTGKVYVTDFYTSVITGALCITVSAPIRNEDEEIVGILGMDLRFEELVKAEDLA